A region of the Mangifera indica cultivar Alphonso chromosome 10, CATAS_Mindica_2.1, whole genome shotgun sequence genome:
CAGTCTATGATATTTCACCATCATTCCCAACTGAGGCACAAACACTAGTGATTGACGGAAAAAAATTATGGTCTGCAAGAAATGAAGTATATTCAGATGTTGAGATGAATTAAGCATAAGTTGAGAAGAAATGATACCAGTGGCCATATATTCTGGAGCTGCATAACCATAGGTGCCCATAATCCTTGTCGAGACATGGCTAGCACTGCCTGTTGGCCCATCCTTGGCCAACCCAAAATCAGAGAGCTTAGCATTGTAGTTCTGTCAATTTTATAATGAGAAAGGATATCAGATATTTAATCTAAGAAAAAAACTCATAACCATAGCATCAACCTGTTGAACATGTTGTACTTACTGAATCAAGCAAGACATTAGAAGTTTTGAAGTCGCGATGAATCACTTTAGCCTCGTCGCTATGCAGGAATGCTAGACCCTTTGCAGCGCCAAGGGCAACCTTCATGCGAAGGTTCCATGACAACGGTTGAAAATAAGAGCCTCCTGTGCCATCAAAACTTACATTAGGGTCCTGGATAGATTTTACAAGGGCTGAATtagaaaagaagaaggaaataTCAACAACTCACTTCTGAATAGATGATTCTCTAAGCTCCCCTTGGGCATAAACTCATACACCAGCAGCCGGTGGTCATCCTCTAAGCAGTAGCCAAACAATCTCACAAGATTAGGATGAGAAAGCTGTCCCAGGTGTTTTATTTCGGTCTACAGACCAAGTGCCATGAAGAAATTAGTCAGTCATGCTATTATCAGAAGATGATATTTAAATCTAGTGAGttatgttagaaatttttttgatgtggattaatattaatttataattttggtttaacaaAATCaggtaattgaatattataataacagtTTCCAAATGAagttaaataatcaataaaaataaattcaatacatTTAACCATTATTATCTAAGTAGACAATATTAATATAGACTTTAAGGTTTATTGGACTTTCAGTGGAAGAGTCCATCGACTTACCATATATTAGTTAGATCTTATTCTAAAAccaatataatctatttttttttttattgaaaactgTTATTCAGGAGGTTTTAGGAGTAAAAGACCTGTCACTCAATGGTTTTACGGATCAAACTGcatgatatttcaaatattcttataatcctaaataatttaattcagtattttataatctatgcatAAATCTGTAAAATTATGATtgcatcattttatttgtttatacaaaataaatctaaaatgcTAATCTTAACTAGTAAGGGAAAATGCAAAAGTCTCAGCACAGAAATAGAATGCAAAAAAGAGGGCAAAAGAAATGATGCTAACCAGCCATTCCTGGTGACCCTGGATGGCCTCTTGATTAAGCCTCTTCACAGCTATAACAATGCCAGTTCCCGGCCTGGCGGCGGCGAAAGTATGCTCATCAATCCAGCCCTTAAAGACACTACCAAATCCACCTTCACCCAAAACACTGTCAGGACGGAAGTTCCTGGTGGCCGTTTTTAGTTCATTAAAGCTGAAACTCTTCAAATTGGAGGACTGTAAGATCTCTCCCTCAGTCCGAGGCACCGAAACCGATGAAACCCTGCTGCTTGACCCACTTAAACCATTTCCATCTCTGTTATTGTATCTCGAAGTTGTTCCTACAAACATCATATATATCTTCTAAATTCATtgccaaataaaacaaaacaaataggAACAACAATCATATAATCTGATAATCAAAGTTTTAGTTTCGTATTTTTCCTAACACAGCATCAATCATCATAGTAAAAGAATCAAACAACAGCTCAAACATGCATCAAAGGAAGCCGAAATGTGATCATATATCATACCAGTGTGAAGAgtagtttcattttcttctccagAACTCCAGCAACACCCCATGAGCAGAATAAAAGCTTAAACTTTCTTCACTCTTTCTCCAAAACCGAAACGAAGAAGCAAATAAACAAGGCTACAAAAGTAACAAAATGATACAAACAAAGTTGGCCCGT
Encoded here:
- the LOC123227667 gene encoding receptor-like cytoplasmic kinase 176, coding for MGCCWSSGEENETTLHTGTTSRYNNRDGNGLSGSSSRVSSVSVPRTEGEILQSSNLKSFSFNELKTATRNFRPDSVLGEGGFGSVFKGWIDEHTFAAARPGTGIVIAVKRLNQEAIQGHQEWLTEIKHLGQLSHPNLVRLFGYCLEDDHRLLVYEFMPKGSLENHLFRRGSYFQPLSWNLRMKVALGAAKGLAFLHSDEAKVIHRDFKTSNVLLDSNYNAKLSDFGLAKDGPTGSASHVSTRIMGTYGYAAPEYMATGHLTAKSDVYGFGVVLLEMLSGRRAIDKNRPGREQNLVQWAKPYLQNKRRFFQVMDARIEGQYPRNAALKAAALTVKCLSAEAKFRPTMDEVVKALEQLQDSNDMALQK